One stretch of Glandiceps talaboti chromosome 7, keGlaTala1.1, whole genome shotgun sequence DNA includes these proteins:
- the LOC144437708 gene encoding uncharacterized protein LOC144437708, which yields MSGFHETGDNRDTVKQTVVVVSPTAGEVSNNCLNAEQGSENVQVSTGTTGIIQTVPTIIETSEAVSSTATAATVTVQYLHTSADIATAEDVTTSANAEITLNGLHQELALNQDVLVCGHCHQQYIDIVEFLNHKAEHQTPAGNHRCELCRKTFSTGIVAIDHYQTKHKIVFPDNTNSNNANHHLMIETSRRDEEEDEDTDHQVETTHRMDNQEDVCDFQFILVTEKVKGTKFDYGKTAFKCLHCSFKCQSKTVLVKHMTNKHSDQLDHATSVDRDATTMPANENERLVLMSDYNKMNRLVPEPERGKEEKKRKISKRKKEDQWGVYPCSVCGKIFNRARSLRVHLETHRTEKNFLCDECGKAFKSQTRLRVHRRVHKDKVFKCTQCEFQSNINAAIHAHRQMHTQGSVLCDICGFAYTDKSTLTKHLRVHSEDRPFGCTFEGCTWRFKSEAMFKAHLRAHTSDGKFKCSYCGYLFRHKHHLQRHESKMHGIKIVKSVRKEKIVTELADVAISDAGTQPMQQIIVADSHGNPITTYEQAEFTALHYQTLMQTPETRILQAAQDQENQTISQQ from the exons ATGTCCGGTTTTCATGAGACTGGAGACAATAGGGATACAGTTAAACAAACTGTTGTTGTCGTATCTCCAACTGCAGGTGAGGTCTCAAACAACTGTCTGAATGCCGAACAGGGAAGTGAAAATGTCCAAGTTAGTACAGGAACAACGG GTATAATACAGACTGTTCCTACTATCATTGAAACAAGTGAGGCAGTATCGTCAACGGCGACTGCAGCTACAGTGACTGTCCAGTACCTACACACTTCAGCTGATATAGCCACAGCAGAAGATGTAACAACCTCAGCTAATGCAGAAATCACATTGAACGGTCTCCATCAAGAACTGGCACTAAACCAGGATGTTCTGGTGTGTGGTCACTGCCATCAACAGTACATAGACATTGTGGAGTTTCTGAACCATAAAGCTGAAC ATCAAACTCCTGCTGGAAACCATCGATGTGAACTATGTCGTAAGACATTCAGCACAGGTATTGTAGCTATCGATCATTATCAGACTAAACACAAAATTGTGTTCCCAGACAATACCAACAGTAACAATGCCAATCATCATTTAATGATTGAAACATCTCGAAGagatgaagaagaagatgaagacACTGATCATCAAGTTGAAACAACTCATCGGATGGACAACCAAGAGGACGTGTGTGATTTTCAGTTTATTCTGGTCACTGAGAAGGTGAAGGGAACGAAATTTGACTATGGCAAAACAGCGTTTAAGTGTTTACACTGTAGCTTCAAGTGCCAGAGTAAGACAGTGCTTGTCAAACAtatgacaaacaaacacagtgaTCAATTAGACCATGCTACAAGTGTAGACAGAGATGCAACTACCATGCCAGCAAACGAAAATGAGAGACTTGTACTGATGTCAGATTACAATAAAATGAATCGCTTGGTTCCTGAACCAGAACGAGGTAAGGAGGAAAAGAAACGAAAGATATCAAAGAGGAAAAAAGAAGACCAGTGGGGTGTATACCCATGCTCAGTGTGCGGTAAGATATTTAATCGTGCAAGATCATTACGCGTTCACCTTGAGACACATAGGACCGAAAAGAACTTTTTGTGTGATGAATGTGGAAAGGCGTTCAAGTCACAGACAAGATTGCGAGTACACAGACGCGTTCACAAGGATAAAGTCTTTAAGTGTACTCAATGTGAGTTTCAATCTAACATCAACGCTGctatacatgcacacagacagatgcATACACAGGGGTCGGTTTTATGCGATATCTGTGGCTTTGCGTATACCGACAAATCAACCCTAACGAAGCACTTGCGAGTTCATTCAGAAGACCGCCCATTTGGATGTACATTTGAGGGCTGTACTTGGAGATTCAAATCAGAAGCTATGTTCAAAGCCCATCTCAGAGCTCACACCAGTGATGGCAAATTTAAATGTTCTTACTGTGGATATCTCTTTAGACACAAACATCATCTCCAGAGACATGAAAGTAAAATGCATGGCATCAAAATTGTCAAATCAGTTCGGAAGGAAAAAATCGTAACAGAACTAGCAGATGTTGCGATATCAGATGCGGGGACTCAGCCCATGCAACAAATCATTGTAGCCGACAGCCATGGCAATCCTATCACAACGTATGAACAGGCTGAATTCACAGCACTGCATTACCAGACTTTGATGCAAACACCAGAGACACGTATCCTACAGGCTGCACAGGACCAAGAAAATCAAACTATCTCTCAACAGTAA